A portion of the Candidatus Polarisedimenticolia bacterium genome contains these proteins:
- a CDS encoding ABC transporter substrate-binding protein — protein sequence MLLRRALVLVALVVLPGWLCRCQAPQADKLRVEQVLRMRMRENPPDIDPASSADSLSDRINLAVHDGLVDFDPASLEVVPAVAQSWDYSSDGQEITFHLRPGVRFHNGRVLTSADVVYSFTRLLDPKVGAKRKEILEAIRGAEAFGTGKAASVEGIQAADAQTVRIALARPLPHFLQLLATPAASIVPKEIYDDPAKGYLAQPVGCGPFRVSRWERSSGMELAAFADYYGGRPKLDRIQVRFIENPAGAMEEYRRGGLDYMDEMVGSESAIAKELPQDYRKGPMLGSFYFGFNLARPPFKGNVSLRKALNYAVDRKSLCEQTFEGTLTPAHGILVPGTPGYNPDLKGYEYDPARARELLAQAGYPGGKGFKPIDLWVNNNQKLLEAAQKVQADLQAVGIPVRVKAVDFATFLQALQGTPETPGEALFYRYGWNADYPDPDAFLYWLLHSRNIGPAGNIGRYSNPKVDQLLDQARGLVRMEERIPLYREAERIAVEDDAAWLFLADYTQRVLIKPYVKGVVLCPLGSMRIPLDRLWIEGGRPTAKP from the coding sequence ATGCTCCTGCGCCGCGCGTTGGTCCTGGTGGCCCTGGTCGTTCTGCCCGGATGGCTGTGCCGCTGCCAGGCTCCGCAAGCCGACAAGCTGCGAGTGGAGCAGGTGCTGCGGATGCGCATGCGCGAGAATCCGCCCGACATCGACCCGGCATCGTCGGCCGATTCGCTTTCCGATCGGATCAACCTGGCCGTCCATGACGGCCTGGTCGATTTCGATCCGGCCAGCCTCGAGGTCGTCCCCGCCGTGGCGCAGAGCTGGGACTATTCGTCCGACGGGCAGGAGATCACCTTTCATCTGCGTCCCGGCGTGCGCTTCCACAATGGCCGCGTGCTCACTTCCGCCGACGTCGTCTACTCCTTCACCCGCCTGCTCGATCCCAAAGTCGGCGCCAAGCGCAAGGAGATCCTCGAAGCGATCCGCGGCGCCGAGGCCTTCGGGACCGGAAAAGCGGCTTCGGTGGAGGGAATCCAGGCAGCGGACGCGCAGACGGTGCGCATCGCGCTGGCGCGACCCCTACCCCACTTCCTGCAGCTGCTCGCGACCCCGGCCGCGTCGATCGTGCCGAAGGAGATCTACGACGATCCCGCCAAGGGCTACCTGGCGCAGCCCGTGGGCTGCGGTCCGTTCCGGGTGAGCCGCTGGGAGCGCTCGAGCGGGATGGAGCTCGCCGCCTTCGCCGACTACTACGGCGGGCGCCCGAAGCTGGATCGAATCCAGGTGCGCTTCATCGAGAACCCTGCCGGAGCGATGGAGGAGTACCGGCGCGGCGGGCTCGACTACATGGATGAGATGGTGGGAAGCGAGAGCGCCATCGCCAAAGAGCTGCCGCAGGACTACCGCAAGGGGCCGATGCTGGGATCGTTTTATTTCGGATTCAACCTGGCGCGGCCGCCCTTCAAGGGGAACGTGAGCCTGCGCAAGGCGCTGAATTACGCGGTCGACCGAAAATCCCTGTGTGAGCAGACCTTCGAAGGAACGCTGACGCCCGCCCACGGCATCCTCGTCCCGGGAACCCCCGGCTACAACCCCGACCTCAAGGGGTACGAATACGATCCGGCCCGCGCCCGCGAGCTGCTGGCGCAGGCGGGCTATCCGGGCGGGAAGGGCTTCAAACCGATCGATCTCTGGGTGAACAACAACCAGAAGCTGCTCGAGGCCGCCCAGAAAGTCCAGGCCGACCTCCAGGCGGTGGGGATTCCGGTGCGCGTCAAGGCGGTCGATTTCGCCACCTTTCTGCAGGCGCTGCAGGGAACGCCGGAAACTCCCGGAGAAGCCCTGTTCTACCGTTACGGCTGGAACGCCGATTATCCCGATCCAGATGCTTTCCTCTACTGGCTGCTGCACTCGCGCAACATCGGCCCCGCGGGAAACATCGGCCGCTACTCGAACCCGAAGGTGGACCAGCTGCTGGATCAAGCCCGCGGCCTGGTCCGCATGGAGGAGCGCATTCCTCTGTACCGCGAGGCGGAGCGTATCGCCGTGGAGGATGACGCCGCCTGGCTCTTCCTGGCCGATTACACTCAGAGGGTCCTGATCAAGCCCTACGTGAAGGGCGTGGTCCTCTGCCCGCTCGGCTCGATGCGCATCCCGCTCGACCGCCTCTGGATCGAGGGCGGTCGCCCAACGGCGAAGCCTTGA